The proteins below are encoded in one region of Amycolatopsis acidiphila:
- a CDS encoding aldehyde dehydrogenase: MALPRFSMLISGKPVEAQSGRTFESLNPYTGAPWAVIPDGGPEDVDAAVAAARAALDGEWGRLTGFARAKLLRRLGDLVAENAERLAGLEVNDSGKLYREMIGQLTALGGWYSYFAGLADKIEGRQIPSPNPDYLVYTRREPVGVVAAITPWNSPLLLMTWKLAPALAAGCTVVVKPSEHAPASTLGFAELIEQAGFPPGVVNVVTGLSRETGARLAAHPGVDKVAFTGSTATGRAVAMAAAENLNPVTLELGGKSAQVVFPDADLAAAANGVVAGVFAATGQTCMAGSRLVVHRDVHDELVRLVAERAASIRLGDPNDPATEMGPVANEPQYRKVLGYLETARGEGATVAYGGAADDGLGGLFVKPTILTGVGPASTVVREEVFGPVLSVYAFDGEDEAVKLANDTDYGLAGAVWTKDVHRAHRVAARIKAGSVWVNAYRVVAPSVPFGGFKNSGLGRENGVDALDPYLETKSVWVELTGGTRDPFTLG; this comes from the coding sequence ATGGCGCTGCCACGTTTTTCCATGCTGATCAGCGGAAAGCCCGTCGAGGCGCAGTCCGGTCGGACGTTCGAGTCGCTCAACCCCTACACCGGGGCGCCCTGGGCGGTGATCCCCGACGGCGGGCCCGAGGACGTGGACGCGGCGGTCGCTGCGGCACGGGCGGCGCTCGACGGCGAGTGGGGCCGGCTGACGGGGTTCGCGCGGGCAAAGCTGTTGCGGCGCCTAGGAGATCTGGTCGCGGAGAACGCCGAGCGGCTGGCCGGGCTGGAGGTCAACGACTCGGGCAAGCTCTACCGCGAGATGATCGGCCAGCTCACCGCGCTGGGCGGCTGGTACTCCTACTTCGCCGGGCTCGCGGACAAGATCGAGGGCAGGCAGATCCCCTCGCCCAACCCGGACTACCTGGTCTACACCCGGCGCGAGCCCGTCGGCGTGGTCGCGGCGATCACCCCGTGGAACTCGCCGCTGCTGCTGATGACCTGGAAGCTCGCCCCGGCGCTGGCGGCGGGCTGCACCGTCGTGGTCAAGCCCTCGGAGCACGCGCCCGCCTCCACGCTCGGGTTCGCGGAGCTGATCGAGCAGGCCGGCTTCCCGCCCGGCGTGGTCAACGTGGTGACCGGGCTGTCGCGTGAGACCGGCGCGCGGCTGGCCGCGCACCCGGGGGTGGACAAGGTCGCCTTCACCGGGTCGACCGCCACCGGCCGGGCGGTGGCCATGGCCGCCGCGGAGAACCTCAACCCGGTGACACTCGAGCTCGGCGGGAAGTCCGCGCAGGTGGTGTTCCCCGACGCGGACCTGGCCGCCGCGGCGAACGGGGTCGTGGCGGGCGTGTTCGCGGCGACCGGGCAGACCTGCATGGCCGGGTCGCGGCTGGTGGTGCACCGCGACGTGCACGACGAGCTGGTGCGCCTCGTCGCCGAGCGGGCGGCCTCGATCCGGCTCGGCGACCCGAACGACCCGGCGACCGAGATGGGCCCGGTCGCCAACGAACCGCAGTACCGCAAGGTGCTCGGCTACCTGGAGACCGCGCGCGGCGAGGGCGCGACCGTGGCCTACGGCGGCGCGGCGGACGACGGACTGGGCGGCCTGTTCGTCAAGCCGACCATACTGACCGGAGTCGGGCCGGCCTCGACCGTGGTGCGGGAGGAGGTGTTCGGGCCCGTGCTGTCGGTGTACGCCTTCGACGGCGAGGACGAGGCGGTGAAGCTCGCCAACGACACCGACTACGGGCTCGCGGGCGCGGTGTGGACCAAGGACGTGCACCGCGCGCACCGGGTCGCGGCGCGGATCAAGGCGGGCAGCGTGTGGGTCAACGCCTACCGGGTGGTCGCGCCGAGCGTGCCCTTCGGCGGGTTCAAGAACTCGGGTCTGGGCCGGGAGAACGGGGTGGACGCGCT